One window of Caloenas nicobarica isolate bCalNic1 chromosome 7, bCalNic1.hap1, whole genome shotgun sequence genomic DNA carries:
- the FGFBP3 gene encoding fibroblast growth factor-binding protein 3, producing the protein MRLPLVLLALAALGAAAAARGREAEEAVQAGRFSTPEQHRCSWELRSEPGASELRLSCRPPAGGGAARSCAYRGEPRRCPAYGTRSRQYWRQILGKLRRRRHPCAQGGPLSARLCGPGRAPPEAQLRLLPAPGASPTAAAPVPTGDPAETYCTERWHSLCSFFVGFFEG; encoded by the coding sequence ATGAGGCTGCCCCTGGTCTTGCTGGCCCTGGCTGCCCTGGGGGCTGCCGCCGCCGCGAGGGGGCGGGAGGCCGAGGAGGCGGTGCAGGCGGGGCGCTTCTCCACGCCGGAGCAGCACCgctgcagctgggagctgcgCTCGGAGCCGGGGGCCAGTGAGCTGCGGCTGAGCTGCCGGCCGCCGGCGGGCGGTGGGGCGGCGCGGAGCTGCGCGTACCGCGGGGAGCCGCGGCGCTGCCCCGCATACGGTACCCGCAGCCGCCAATACTGGCGGCAGATCCTGGGCAagctgcggcggcggcggcacccCTGCGCCCAGGGCGGCCCGCTCAGCGCCCGCCTCTGCGGCCCGGGCCGGGCACCGCCCGAGGCGCAGCTCCGCCTGCTGCCCGCCCCCGGGGCCTCCCCGACGGCCGCCGCTCCGGTGCCCACGGGAGACCCAGCGGAGACCTACTGCACCGAGCGCTGGCACTCGCTGTGCAGCTTCTTCGTCGGCTTCTTCGAGGGCTGA